A stretch of the Tachysurus vachellii isolate PV-2020 chromosome 26, HZAU_Pvac_v1, whole genome shotgun sequence genome encodes the following:
- the thy1 gene encoding thy-1 membrane glycoprotein, with protein sequence MMYYSILATFCLLGMASSQKIDGITACLTKEQSLHLNCTYTTTQPVSCVFTIDKKVVAATNSTIVVDSTYKNRATATIISNNVCQMILKGYADDQPQTYNCNLYQGNTNATLSKTVEKKNTNPCSDGNVLKHGGVILLLAVVFPLLSGML encoded by the exons ATGATGTACTACAGCATCCTTGCAACTTTCTGTCTGCTGG GCATGGCCAGCTCTCAAAAAATAGACGGGATCACTGCTTGTTTGACTAAGGAACAAAGCTTACATTTGAACTGCACGTACACCACAACACAGCCTGTATCATGTGTCTTTACAATTGATAAGAAAGTAGTGGCTGCTACTAATAGCACCATAGTTGTGGATTCAACCTACAAGAACCGGGCCACAGCCACCATCATTAGCAATAATGTATGCCAAATGATTCTGAAAGGATATGCAGATGACCAGCCCCAGACGTACAACTGTAATCTCTACCAGGGGAATACAAATGCTACATTGTCAAAAACTGTGGAAAAGA AAAACACGAATCCCTGCTCTGATGGCAATGTtctgaagcatggtggtgtgATTCTGCTGTTGGCTGTTGTTTTTCCTCTGCTGTCTGGCATGCTGTGA
- the usf1l gene encoding upstream transcription factor 1, like, with protein MKGQQKSPDPQVEVPIMEEGTITTAIDPSAITTIQSAATFSAEQPIKYVFKTEGNTGQVTYRVIHVAEGQMDTQADGTAAVSVVTGFPAATQAGIPPVTRAVYSQDDGLETEANEGHYYYPSTISDTAPATIVTNVHAADSLLTQPASAGQLYVMMSPQEVLGTANQSKTEMPCSSRDDKRRAQHNEVERRRRDKINNWIVQLSKTIPDCTVDSAKTSQSKGGILSKACDYIQELRQSNARLSEDLETLERLRLDNQLLRQEVEDWKSKNQMLRSQLRHHGIVAASSMDPQ; from the exons ATGAAGGG GCAACAGAAAAGCCCTGATCCACAGGTGGAGGTGCCTATCATGGAGGAAG GAACTATCACTACAGCCATCGATCCATCTGCTATTACGACGATACAGTCAGCTGCCACGTTTTCTGCTGAACAGCCAATAAAGTACGTTTTCAAAACGGAGGGAAATACCGGGCAG GTGACATATCGAGTGATCCATGTTGCTGAAGGGCAGATGGACACGCAGGCAGACGGAACTGCAGCTGTTAGCGTTGTGACTGGATTCCCTGCAGCAACACAGGCCGGGATACCCCCTGTAACACGG GCTGTATACTCTCAAGATGATGGTCTGGAGACGGAGGCCAATGAAGGGCACTACTACTATCCATCCACCATCAGTGACACTGCCCCAGCTACCATAGTAACCAACGTCCATGCAGCTGATTCGCTGCTCACACAGCCTGCTTCTGCAG GCCAACTCTATGTGATGATGTCACCACAGGAAGTGTTAGGCACAGCCAATCAGAG TAAGACAGAGATGCCTTGCAGTTCAAGAGATGACAAGAGGAGAGCACAACACAATGAAG TTGAACGTAGACGCAGGGACAAAATTAACAACTGGATCGTCCAGCTTTCCAAAACAATCCCTGACTGCACTGTGGACTCGGCCAAAACTAGCCAG AGTAAAGGTGGGATCCTATCAAAAGCCTGTGATTACATTCAGGAGTTGCGCCAAAGCAATGCTAGGTTATCGGAGGACCTGGAAACACTGGAGAGACTGAGGCTGGACAACCAGCTCCTCAGACAAGAG GTGGAAGATTGGAAATCTAAAAATCAGATGCTTAGAAGCCAGTTAAGACATCATGGTATAGTTGCTGCATCGAGCATGGACCCTCAGTGA